Proteins encoded by one window of Perca fluviatilis chromosome 13, GENO_Pfluv_1.0, whole genome shotgun sequence:
- the LOC120571075 gene encoding putative nuclease HARBI1 codes for LALPCLNVIGALDCTHIRIKHPSGVHEGDFVNRKSYHSINVQMICDADCIFSNVEAKWPGSVHDSRVFRASTIFQRLSQGEYAGVLLGDKCYACQPFLLTPFADPQTAAQHTYNLAHARSRARIEMAFGLLKSRFQCLHHLRVTPERACDITVACTALHNIACLRKERAPRAALDMDWDNAAIFQDNVNGRLVIDQYVANYF; via the exons cttgccttgccttgccttaatgTGATAGGTGCACTGGACTGCACTCACATTAGAATAAAACACCCCTCAGGTGTTCATGAGGGAGACTTTGTGAATAGAAAATCCTACCACAGTATCAATGTTCAG ATGATCTGTGATGCTGACTGCATTTTCAGCAATGTAGAGGCGAAGTGGCCTGGCTCGGTCCATGACTCCAGAGTCTTTAGGGCCTCTACAATTTTCCAGCGACTGTCACAAG GGGAATATGCTGGTGTTTTGCTTGGAGACAAGTGCTATGCATGTCAGCCATTTCTTCTGACTCCATTTGCAGACCCCCAGACAGCAGCACAGCACACCTATAATCTTGCCCATGCAAGATCAAGGGCCCGCATCGAGATGGCATTTGGCCTTTTGAAGTCCCGTTTCCAGTGCCTTCACCACCTAAGAGTCACCCCAGAGAGggcctgtgacatcactgttgcaTGCACTGCCCTGCACAACATTGCCTGCCTGAGAAAGGAAAGGGCTCCCAGAGCAGCCTTGGATATGGACTGGGACAATGCAGCAATATTTCAAGACAATGTCAATGGCAGACTGGTCATAGACCAATACGTTGCCAATTACTTTTGA